The region ATAAGCCCAAGCGAGTTCTCAAGTCCGCGATTACCAAGGCAATAGGCAATGAAAATCTCCGAACTGGTGCTGCACAACTTTCGCAGGTACGAGGAGGCCTTCTTTCAGTTCAACCCCCAGTTCAATGTCCTGATTGGCAATAACGGGAAGGGCAAGACGACGGTACTCGACGCACTGGCGATGCTGCTCAATACCTACTTTCAAGGCGGCAAACTCACGACCGGCGGAGGCACAATCAAGAATACCGATGCGCATGCCGTCTACAAGGAGATCGAAGGCCAAGTCTTCTACGAGCCTACCACCGACGTCTGGCTGGAGGCTACGGCCGCAGTGGGCAACGAGCGCACTCAATGGCGGCGGGATCTCGGCGACCGTGGCGGCAAAGCAAAGACTCTTGTCAGAAAGGGCAAGGAGGCGCGTGATCGCGTGACCAAGCAGTCGGACGTCGATCTGCCACTGCTTCTGTATTATGGCGCAGGCCGCCTCTGGGACAAACACGACGATATCGAGACGGATCAGCCGGCGTCCCGCCTCATGGGCTACCGGTATTGCCTTGACCCGAAATCGGATCACAAGGCCTTTGAGAAATGGTTCAAACGTCTGTCCCTCTCAAGACTACAGAAGCGAGTTGAGATACCGGCGCTGGACGCCGTCACCAACGCGGTGACGGCGTGTATCCCGGGGGCACATGGTTTCTTTTTCGACATTGGATACGACCACCTGATGGTCAAGCTAGACCACGAAGGTCTGATCCCATTCGACGATTTGAGCGATGGTTATCGAAACATGATCGGGATCATTGCCGACATTGCCCATCGCGCCTCACGTTTGAACCCGCACTTCGGCGCTGAAGCCGCGCTAAAGACACAAGGCATCGTTCTAATCGACGAGATCGATCTGCACCTGCATCCCAAATGGCAACGCCGCGTCGTCGCGGATCTGAAGCACGCGTTTCCCGAGCTGCAGTTTATTGTCTCCACGCATTCTCCGTTCATCTTGCAATCGCTGGAACCCGGAGAAGTCATTGACCTGGGGCGCGGCCTGAAGCCTGCTCAGGCGAAGTCGATCCCAGATGGTATTGCCGCGCCCGCTTCGGACGCAAAGTACGTCAATCGGTCCATCGAAGACATCGTTGAAGATGTGATGAAAGTCCCGGTGCCTCAGCGTGGAGAGCGCTACCAGAAAATGTATGACGCTGCGCTGGAGTATTTTCGTCTACTCAAAGAGACTCCCAAGGACGTAAGTGAGGAGCTGAAGGCGCAGGTCAAGCAGCGACTCGATCAGCTATCTGGCCCATTCAGTGACAACGTGGCCTACCACGCCTTCCTGGAGATGCAGCGCATGGCTTCTGGAATCGATGGTGCTCCTGAGACGAGTTCCACGAGGAAAGACGCATGAGGCCGGTGGTGCGCGGAGCCTGGCCCACTGACGACGAGGGAAATCAGGTTGCGTTCAGTACATACTCAATGGCGCGCGGTGAGCTCATCAAGCGACTCGGAGAATGCTGCTCGTATTGCGAGCAGCATCTCGATTCCAGCCTGGCCGTGGAGCATGTCCAGCCCAAAAAACCACCAGGCGCTGTTACCAACGACCCGACTCGCGAGTTCAACTGGGAAAACTTCCTGCTCGCATGCACGAACTGCAACAGCACAAAAAGTAACCACGATATCGACCTCGACGACCACCTTTGGCCGGATCGGGACAACACCTTTCTTGCCTTGATCTACAAGCAGGGAGGACTTGTCGAGGCCGCGCCTGGCACCGAACATACTCGGGCCCAAAACATCGTCGAGCTAGTCGGACTGGACAAGGTTCCTACTGATCACGAGCAGGAAACAGAGGCATCCGACCGTCGATGGAACAACCGGCGAGAGGCCTGGGACATCGCCGAGCTATCGAAACTGAATTTAGCCCAATTTGATTATCCGCAAATGCGCGCCCAGATTGTGTTGCAAATACAGGGTTACTGGTCCATTTGGATGACGGTCTTCCATGACGACCCAGATATGCTTGAGCGCATCCTGGACCGCATTCCAGGCACAGCGAAACACTGCTTCGACGCTGCCAACGGGTATCGGGCTGTGCCCCGCGTGCTGCCGTAGTAAGCCGCCGTTAGGTAGAGTTGTTGCCCGTTGGCACGAAGCAGCACGAATTTTTGTCGGTTCATCGCCGATCTGCGGGTGATTGAGGGGCGGAGAATGGCACGAAGCGGTCGGTTTGCCACAAAACGGGCAATGCAACTTCAACGGAGTGGCATCCGAGGAATGCCGAAGGCAGTTACCGCTCCTTCTTTTTCGCCTGTGCAGCGACCATCCAACAGACCACTGCACCCGCAGCCCAACCTCATGCGAACATCAGTTCGAGATCGAGCAAGTTTGAAAATTCGCCGCATTTTCGTCGTCGAGGAAGAACCATTTTGGGGTACACAGCCGGGCACATGCAACCGCCGGGTTTTCCAGGATCTGCTTGGCTTTCCCCGGACGCAAATTTCCCACAACGCCTTATCTGGCGGAGGTTTTCAGGATTTCGGGGGATTTCTGCGGAAAACCAGATGGTGCGCCCGGCTGGGATCGAACCAGCAACCCCTGCCTTCGGAGGGCAGTACTCTATCCATTGAGCTACGGGCGCTTCAACACGAAAGCGCGGCAACCTGAGCAGGAGCGACGCCAAAGCGAGACCGAAAGGATACCCGGTTTCGGCCAAACCGTCCACCGGGCGGCCTATATGACGGGATTGTGCGCCTCCTGCCCGTCATCCGGCCGATACCGGCCGCGCCCCACGATGCGGGTAAACGCCTCCTGAACACCTCGCCGCGCCCCTCGCCGCCGCCGAAATGTTGCGTCTATAATCTTCCGTGCCTGATTAAAGAACAAGAAGTTGCCGTCACGCTGTACCGCTCACATACCCACGGAGACGAGACAAGCATGAGCGAAGCACCACACGGAGCCCCAATCAAAACCCCCGGGCAGCTCATTGCCGCGATCATTGCCAGTTTTGCGGTACCGATCGTCATCATCGTTCTGCTAGTGATCTACGTCGATAATTCGACCCGCACTGGCGCCGGCACCGACAGTCTTTCCGAAGCCGAAGTCAGCGCCCGTATCAAGCCCCTCGCCCAGGTCGACATCCGCGACGCCAATGCGCCGCGCGTCTACAAGAGCGGCGAAGAGGTCTACAAGGCCGTTTGCTCCGCGTGTCACGCGTCGGGTGCGGCAGGCGCGCCGAAATTCACCAATACCGCCGA is a window of Paraburkholderia phytofirmans OLGA172 DNA encoding:
- a CDS encoding AAA family ATPase, which translates into the protein MKISELVLHNFRRYEEAFFQFNPQFNVLIGNNGKGKTTVLDALAMLLNTYFQGGKLTTGGGTIKNTDAHAVYKEIEGQVFYEPTTDVWLEATAAVGNERTQWRRDLGDRGGKAKTLVRKGKEARDRVTKQSDVDLPLLLYYGAGRLWDKHDDIETDQPASRLMGYRYCLDPKSDHKAFEKWFKRLSLSRLQKRVEIPALDAVTNAVTACIPGAHGFFFDIGYDHLMVKLDHEGLIPFDDLSDGYRNMIGIIADIAHRASRLNPHFGAEAALKTQGIVLIDEIDLHLHPKWQRRVVADLKHAFPELQFIVSTHSPFILQSLEPGEVIDLGRGLKPAQAKSIPDGIAAPASDAKYVNRSIEDIVEDVMKVPVPQRGERYQKMYDAALEYFRLLKETPKDVSEELKAQVKQRLDQLSGPFSDNVAYHAFLEMQRMASGIDGAPETSSTRKDA
- a CDS encoding HNH endonuclease; the encoded protein is MRPVVRGAWPTDDEGNQVAFSTYSMARGELIKRLGECCSYCEQHLDSSLAVEHVQPKKPPGAVTNDPTREFNWENFLLACTNCNSTKSNHDIDLDDHLWPDRDNTFLALIYKQGGLVEAAPGTEHTRAQNIVELVGLDKVPTDHEQETEASDRRWNNRREAWDIAELSKLNLAQFDYPQMRAQIVLQIQGYWSIWMTVFHDDPDMLERILDRIPGTAKHCFDAANGYRAVPRVLP